In Calditrichota bacterium, a single genomic region encodes these proteins:
- a CDS encoding class I SAM-dependent methyltransferase, which translates to MATKVSTRDHWEKFWQERKDIDQVYSNDERIYQNLKKVTKFENKKILEVGAGSGRDSLKLYRDKAQVFVLDYAPQSLEIIRQLNKKETAQLHGIQADAFRMPFPDNSFDIVFHQGLLEHFRDPRPLLQENFRILKPGGLLLVDVPQRYHFYTVIKHILIFLNKWFAGWETEFSVRELKQVMQKSGFEPIHSYGNWMRPSLFYRIFREVLKKVGIQLPLYPRGFSPFRRIRDKFRSLFSGQKGAFYTFLDIGVIGEKKEKF; encoded by the coding sequence ATGGCGACAAAAGTATCAACTCGTGATCATTGGGAGAAGTTCTGGCAGGAACGCAAAGACATCGATCAGGTTTATTCCAACGACGAACGAATTTATCAGAATTTGAAAAAAGTCACAAAGTTTGAAAATAAAAAAATCCTGGAAGTGGGCGCTGGCAGCGGTAGGGACAGCTTGAAATTGTACCGGGACAAAGCTCAGGTTTTTGTTCTGGATTACGCCCCGCAATCGCTGGAAATCATTCGCCAGTTGAACAAAAAAGAAACCGCGCAACTGCACGGCATTCAAGCCGATGCGTTTCGGATGCCCTTTCCTGACAACTCTTTCGACATTGTTTTCCATCAGGGTTTGCTGGAACATTTCCGCGATCCACGGCCTCTGCTGCAGGAAAATTTTCGTATTTTGAAACCAGGCGGTTTGTTGCTCGTGGACGTGCCGCAGCGGTATCATTTTTACACTGTAATTAAGCACATTTTGATTTTTCTCAATAAATGGTTCGCCGGCTGGGAGACTGAATTTTCCGTCAGAGAGTTGAAGCAAGTGATGCAAAAAAGCGGCTTCGAGCCTATTCATTCCTATGGCAATTGGATGCGTCCCAGTTTGTTCTACCGCATTTTTCGTGAAGTTCTGAAAAAAGTGGGGATTCAACTCCCGCTCTATCCTCGCGGTTTTTCGCCATTCCGCCGCATCAGGGATAAATTTCGTTCACTTTTCTCGGGGCAAAAAGGGGCTTTTTACACATTTCTTGACATCGGAGTTATCGGAGAGAAAAAAGAAAAATTTTAA
- a CDS encoding glycosyltransferase family 4 protein, which translates to MAYNILIFNWQDIRNPLGGGAEVHLHEIFKRIAAKGHRITLVSCRHPQLPNEEIVDGIRIIRYGHRNLFNFHVAKLYRQLSRQEKFDVVIDDINKIPFYTPLFVKEPIIGIIHHLFGKSIFLEAPLPVALYVMLSEKLIPWIYRRTPMAVVSDSTKNELIEKGLQKENISLVQNAVDAAAYQFDAGTKSPTPLIGYLGRVKKYKSVHHLIRAFQLVIKTIPEAKLLLVGDGDYLAEIKKLVARLNLQDGVIFTGSTHHQKKIDYLNQMWFMVNPSPKEGWGLTVIEANSCGVPVIAADSPGLRDSVVDGKTGFLYPYGDYKKLAQIIIQLIQDEKLRQYFVPHCIEWAQKFNWENSAQTMIRLMEKVITRRE; encoded by the coding sequence ATGGCATATAACATATTAATTTTCAACTGGCAGGATATTCGAAATCCATTGGGCGGCGGCGCTGAAGTTCATTTACATGAAATTTTTAAACGAATCGCAGCAAAAGGACATCGCATCACGCTGGTGAGCTGCCGACACCCGCAATTGCCAAATGAAGAAATTGTCGATGGAATTCGCATCATTCGGTACGGTCATCGAAATTTGTTCAATTTTCACGTGGCGAAACTTTACCGGCAATTATCCCGTCAGGAAAAATTCGACGTTGTCATTGACGACATCAACAAAATTCCGTTTTACACACCGCTCTTTGTCAAAGAACCGATCATCGGCATCATTCACCATTTGTTCGGCAAAAGCATTTTTCTTGAGGCTCCGCTGCCGGTGGCGCTTTACGTCATGCTTTCGGAAAAATTAATCCCGTGGATTTATCGCCGCACACCAATGGCAGTAGTATCCGATAGCACAAAAAATGAGCTGATTGAAAAAGGTTTGCAAAAGGAAAATATTTCGCTCGTTCAAAACGCCGTTGACGCTGCGGCCTATCAATTTGACGCGGGGACAAAATCACCAACGCCGCTCATCGGCTATCTTGGTCGGGTGAAAAAATACAAAAGCGTACACCATCTGATTCGCGCGTTTCAATTAGTCATCAAGACAATTCCCGAGGCAAAATTGCTGCTTGTGGGCGACGGAGATTACCTGGCGGAAATCAAAAAATTAGTTGCTCGACTTAATTTGCAGGATGGGGTGATTTTTACAGGCAGCACGCATCATCAGAAAAAAATCGACTATCTCAATCAGATGTGGTTCATGGTCAATCCCTCGCCCAAAGAAGGCTGGGGACTGACAGTAATTGAAGCGAATTCGTGCGGCGTGCCGGTTATCGCCGCGGATTCGCCGGGACTCAGAGATTCCGTTGTGGACGGCAAAACAGGTTTTCTTTATCCTTACGGAGACTACAAAAAATTAGCACAGATAATAATTCAACTTATTCAAGATGAAAAATTGCGCCAATATTTTGTGCCGCATTGCATCGAATGGGCGCAAAAGTTTAATTGGGAAAACTCAGCCCAAACCATGATTCGACTCATGGAAAAAGTCATTACTCGGAGGGAGTAA